Below is a window of Flavobacterium cyclinae DNA.
GCGCTAGACTTTGGTTTGCAAGAGCCAACAAGTTATAAGATAATTTTCCCTAAGAAGTTTCCTTATGATAAAGATGCTAAAAATGTAATAGAAAAGATTACTAAATATATAAAAGATACGAATGCAGTAGCTTTAAAATCATCTGAAGATATTTATACTTTATCAGATAATTTTATTGTAATTCATGGTTTTGATAATAAAGATGCTGCAATTTCAGTATTAGCTGTTTTACAATTGCATAAAAATTACAAATTAACAGATAAAGTATACATAATTTCAACGGAAGATTATAAAATTGTTCAAATGAAAAAGAAGTTGGAAGAATGGATATTGATGAATAAATAATAATCCTAAAACCTTAATATAATGTTTGATAAAGTAAAAAACCAGGATCATTTGTTAGGAAAAACAAACAGAATTGTTGAAGGCACAACAATCAATGGTAATATATCTACATTGGCTGATTTAAGATTAGACGGAAAGTTAACGGGGAATATTTCATCTGAAGGAAAAATTGTAATTGGTCCAACGGGTGAAGTGGTAGGAGATATTGAATGCAAAAATATTGATGTTGAAGGCAAATTTTCCGGAAAATTAGTAATAGAAGAAATGCTCAATATAAAGTCTAAAGCACATATAGTAGGAGAAGTAATTGTAGGAAAGCTAGCAGTAGAGCCAGGAGCTCGATTTGAAGCTAGTTGCGTAATGAGAAACTCCTAATCATAACAACTAGTAAAAGTAAATACTTTTGAGTTAACTAAAAACTCAAGCCAAATATGGATTCTAAAAAGAAACAAGCTAACAAATGGTTGGTTTTTATGAATATTCCATTTCAAATGGGATTGATTATTTTTGGCTTTTCGTACCTTGGTGGTTGGCTTGATGAAAAATATCCTAATCCAGATAATTATTTTTTAAAGGGTATAACATTACTTGGAGTTTTTGTAGCGCTCTATAATGTAATTAAACAAGTAAATCAATTAAATAGTAAAAAAGATGTTTAAAAAACTACCTATTGTCGTTCAAATTCTATTAATTTCCACTGTTTTTTTTCTAGTTCATTTTGGAATAGCAACTTCTTTTAATCATATTGATGTATCTAGATTTATCACGTCGTATGCAATTCAGTTAGTAATGACATTGTCCATTATTATGGCTTTGATTAAAATAAATGAACAAGCTAAACAACAACTAGGATTTGCTTTTCTTGGACTATCAACATTAAAAGTAGGAATCAGTTATTTTTTTGCAACTGGATATTTGTTTCAAAATAAAGAAATGCTTCAAATTAATAAAACTAATTTTTTCGTTATTTTTCTGTTTTTTTTAAGTCTAGATGTCTATTTTACAATAAGATTGCTAAACAAAAAGTAATTTAAGGCAAAAAAATCAATAAAAATTCAAAAAAATATATTTTTCAAACTTGGAATATTAATTAAAGTTGTACTTTTGCAAAAATTTTTAAGACCAAAATTTTAGAATATAATCATTATGGTGATTTTAAGAAAACCACTTCATGTAATAGCAGCTATCGCAATTGCGATGTTGCCTTTATTTAGTTTCGCAAACGTTTCCAATGATTCAGTAAAAAATGAATCTCATGAAGTTCATGCATCAGCAGAAGTTCATCATGAAGCAGCTGCAGAACCTCAAGATAAAAAAGCTAAAGTTGATGCTTACATTCAACATCACTTACAAG
It encodes the following:
- a CDS encoding bactofilin family protein, which codes for MFDKVKNQDHLLGKTNRIVEGTTINGNISTLADLRLDGKLTGNISSEGKIVIGPTGEVVGDIECKNIDVEGKFSGKLVIEEMLNIKSKAHIVGEVIVGKLAVEPGARFEASCVMRNS
- a CDS encoding AtpZ/AtpI family protein; this translates as MDSKKKQANKWLVFMNIPFQMGLIIFGFSYLGGWLDEKYPNPDNYFLKGITLLGVFVALYNVIKQVNQLNSKKDV